In Trichoderma asperellum chromosome 1, complete sequence, a single window of DNA contains:
- a CDS encoding uncharacterized protein (SECRETED:SignalP(1-22)), producing the protein MHQQTLLATLAASLAALPFAQAGLYSKSSPVLQVDGKSYDRLIAQSNYTSIVEFYAPWCGHCKNLQPAYEKAAKNLQGLAKVAAVDCDDESNKPFCGSMGIQGFPTLKIVRPGKKAGRPVVEDYQGPRTASGIVDAVVSKINNHVTKLTDKEIDGFLEKDEEKPKAILFTEKGTTSALLRSIAIDFLDVISVGQVRNKEKAAVDKFGISSFPSFVLIPGGGKEPITYDGELNKKDMVEFLKQVGSPNPDPAPAKAKSGKKSATSNKAKEAKEASSSSSTASSETSTAAAPETTLIEIPALKSKVELEEHCLQSKSQTCVLAFVPASTSEMRNKIISSVSQLHTKYVHGKRHFPFFSLDSDVEGSAALKEALGLEGKIELIALNARRGWWRRYEDGEFSVHSVESWIDTVRMGEGEKKKLPKGVVVEKPETTEEAKVETEAPAAEESKHDEL; encoded by the exons ATGCATCAGCAAACTCTCCTCGCCACTCTGGCGGCGAGTCTGGCAGCTCTGCCCTTTGCCCAGGCTGGCTTGTACTCCAAGAGCTCTCCCGTTCTGCAGGTAGACGGCAAGTCATACGACCGTCTCATTGCGCAGTCCAATTACACGTCT ATCGTCGAATTCTACGCCCCCTGGTGCGGCCACTGCAAAAACCTCCAGCCTGCCTACGAAAAAGCCGCCAAGAACCTCCAGGGCCTGGCCAAAGTCGCCGCCGTCGACTGCGACGACGAGTCCAACAAGCCCTTCTGCGGCTCCATGGGCATCCAAGGTTTCCCCACCCTCAAGATTGTCCGTCCTGGAAAGAAGGCCGGCCGCCCTGTCGTGGAGGATTACCAGGGCCCGCGCACTGCGAGTGGCATCGTCGACGCTGTGGTGTCCAAGATTAACAACCACGTTACCAAGTTGACGGACAAGGAGATTGATGGATTTTTGGAAAAGGACGAGGAGAAGCCAAAGGCTATTTTGTTCACGGAGAAGGGAACTACGAGTGCGCTGCTTAGGAGTATTGCCATTGATTTCCTGGATGTCATTTCGGTGGGACAGGTCAGgaacaaggaaaaggccgCTGTCGACAAGTTCGGCATCTCTTCATTCCCGTCCTTCGTCCTCATCCCCGGAGGCGGCAAAGAGCCCATTACCTATGACGGAGAGCTCAACAAGAAGGACATGGTCGAGTTCCTCAAGCAAGTCGGCTCTCCCAACCCCGATCCAGCTCCGGCCAAAGCCAAGTCTGGCAAGAAGTCAGCAACCTCCAACAAGGCAAAGGAAGCCAAggaagcatcatcatcatcatccaccgCATCCTCCGAAACCTCTACAGCCGCCGCGCCCGAGACCACCCTCATTGAAATCCCCGCTCTTAAATCCAAGGTCGAGCTCGAAGAGCACTGCCTCCAGTCCAAGTCTCAGACATGTGTCCTGGCCTTCGTCCCCGCATCCACCTCTGAGATGCGCAACAAGATCATTTCGTCCGTCTCCCAGCTCCATACCAAGTACGTTCACGGAAAACGCcacttccccttcttctctctggaCAGCGACGTCGAGGGCTCTGCTGCTCTGAAGGAAGCTCTCGGTCTTGAGGGCAAGATCGAGCTCATCGCCCTCAACGCCCGCCGTGGTTGGTGGAGGCGCTACGAGGACGGCGAGTTCAGCGTCCACAGCGTGGAGTCCTGGATCGACACTGTCCGAAtgggcgagggcgagaagaagaagctcccCAAGGGCGTTGTCGTTGAGAAGCCAGAGACTACCGAGGAGGCCAAGGTCGAGACGGAAGCCCCAGCAGCCGAGGAGTCTAAGCATGATGAGCTCTGA
- a CDS encoding uncharacterized protein (BUSCO:EOG092D3OPM), giving the protein MPLDTSTYSLALLRIDGRRWNDLRRLHAQIHTQDAADGSSYLEMGHTKVMCVVTGPAEPQAGQKKGTVGSAQATGQKEGASIVVNVVVAGFSSVDRKRRGRNDRRIQEMEITIQKALAANLHTHLFPHSTITVSLHVLSQDGSLLAALINATTLAVIDAGIPMTDYITACTAGSTSSYAAGDDAADPLLDLNTQEEQELPYLTVGTLGDSDKVAVLVCESRVQVSRLEGMLVVGVDGCKQVRRLLDGIVKQKGRKMIKEGAVRRSDMMAVSLDD; this is encoded by the exons ATGCCTCTCGACACATCAACGTACTCCCTAGCGCTGCTGCGCATCGACGGCCGCCGATGGAACGACCTCCGTCGTCTGCATGCCCAGATTCACACCCAAGACGCCGCCGATGGATCATCATACCTCGAGATGGGCCATACAAAGGTCATGTGTGTGGTGACTGGCCCGGCAGAGCCACAGGCGGGACAGAAGAAGGGAACCGTTGGAAGCGCACAGGCTACTGGGCAGAAAGAGGGAGCGAGCATCGTGGTGAATGTGGTAGTGGCTGGCTTTTCGAGCGTGGATcgcaagagaagaggaagaaacgaTAG GCGCATccaagagatggagattaCGATTCAGAAAGCGCTGGCCGCCAACTTGCACACGCATCTGTTCCCACACTCGACTATCACAGTGTCTCTGCATGTCTTGTCCCAGGATGGCTCACTTCTTGCTGCGCTGATAAACGCAACCACCCTTGCCGTCATCGACGCTGGTATCCCCATGACAGACTATATCACGGCCTGTACCGCAGGCTCAACTTCGTCCTACGCGGCGGGCGACGATGCAGCCGATCCTCTGCTTGACCTGAATACCCAAGAGGAACAAGAGCTGCCCTATCTGACGGTTGGAACGCTGGGAGACAGCGACAAGGTTGCGGTGCTGGTGTGTGAGAGCCGTGTTCAGGTGAGCCGGCTGGAGGGCATGCTAGTAGTCGGAGTGGATGGGTGTAAACAAGTGAGGAGATTGCTGGATGGTATTGTGAAGCAGAAGGGAAGGAAGATGATTAAAGAAGGAGCAGTACGGAGGAGTGATATGATGGCCGTGAGCTTGGATGATTAA
- a CDS encoding uncharacterized protein (TransMembrane:8 (i296-320o340-366i387-415o435-459i484-504o510-530i551-568o574-592i)), whose product MLLLCVPKPYRDEARLRKLYGDSAKRIFIPRTTKELANLVKEREETALRLEKAEIALIKKANAARNKFYRNNPQSAGVRRWFTTGRAIQTLNDQNTGNGKDMSSHNEMTTIDSGETVRQSNEPREAVLPDIQFLPEIELQDNVNDAEGGKNVPAHEEEEIKAEDLDYVHPYGLRPDLADVRGSVAAQWIPAEDRPHHRPIGNFGRRVDTIRWTRNRLKELNKEIFQLRRRIRRGEADPLPAAFIEFDTQEAAHAAQQVVVHHLPLQMAPGLLGIRPEEVIWESLRMKWWERIIRRLLILCGITAAIIFWSIPAAFVGLVSNIDYLTKEVPFLHWVNDLPSFVKGVIGGFLPPFALSVLMALVPIILRICAAQAGIPSLVIGELFTQNAYFAFQVVQVFLVTTITSAASGALQSIIENPLGIQSLLAQNLPKASNFYLSYILIQCLATGGTGILQAFSLIRHQIVAKTSDVPRTRFKTWHKLRPARWGGIFPVFTNMGVIALSYACIAPLILVFCAGGMAFMGLVWKYNLIYVFDTSTDSKGLFYPRALQQLIIGLYLAQICLIGLLILNKAYGPMGLVIALLLFTGLIHFLLRDAISRLMWNLPQTLALEEQIQEEEKIKLAANNDSGEANGNDAGGAAASYFDVEQAFGDEEEEAELEDTDEDDHHVVSNRGLEGAGNIRMALTAWVKSAAIEKFKTEADKYGINEYLRRAFAFLRNGDGEEPPGFLIRWLHPEEHEDFVALRKLLPQEERPPIAYKEGDKRATYEPPELWLPKPTLWIPRDEARVSRQEVAHTRLSTPISDLGAELSKSGRIVIDNIDAAPFEEHRLLL is encoded by the exons ATGCTCTTGCTTTGTGTGCCGAAGCCTTACCGCGATGAAGCTAGACTTCGAAAGCTCTATGGCGATTCTGCGAAGCGAATTTTCATCCCACGCACGACCAAAGAACTTGCAAATTTGGTCAAAGAAAGGGAGGAAACTGCCCTGCGACTAGAGAAAGCCGAGATTGCTTTAATCAAGAAGGCTAATGCTGCCCGCAATAAGTTCTATCGCAATAACCCACAGTCTGCTGGCGTGCGGCGCTGGTTCACAACAGGGCGTGCAATTCAAACTCTGAATGATCAAAATACTGGAAATGGGAAAGACATGTCCTCACATAACGAGATGACCACTATAGACAGTGGCGAAACTGTTCGACAGTCTAATGAGCCACGGGAAGCGGTATTACCTGATATTCAATTTCTGCCGGAAATCGAACTTCAAGACAACGTCAACGACGCCGAAGGAGGCAAAAATGTTCCTGctcatgaagaagaggagatcAAAGCTGAGGATTTGGATTATGTTCATCCTTACGGATTAAGACCCGACCTGGCGGACGTTAGAGGCTCTGTCGCAGCCCAATGGATACCAGCTGAAGACAGACCACACCATCGACCCATCGGTAATTTCGGTCGTCGAGTCGATACAATTCGTTGGACTCGCAACAGACTCAAGGAGCTTAATAAGGAAATCTTTCAATTACGACGTCGAATCCGGAGAGGCGAAGCCGACCCTCTGCCCGCCGCTTTCATAGAATTCGATACCCAGGAGGCTGCTCATGCTGCGCAGCAAGTGGTGGTGCATCATTTGCCGTTGCAGATGGCTCCCGGGCTGCTTGGAATTCGCCCAGAGGAGGTTATATGGGAATCGCTCAGGATGAAATGGTGGGAACGCATCATTCGGCGTCTCTTGATTCTTTGTGGCATTACCGCCGCCATCATATTTTGGTCGATTCCTGCAGCCTTTGTCGGCCTTGTTTCCAACATTGATTACCTGACTAAAGAAGTCCCGTTTCTTCATTGGGTCAACGATTTACCCAGTTTTGTGAAAGGTGTTATTGGTGGTTTTCTCCCGCCTTTTGCTTTATCTGTACTTATGGCGCTGGTGCCGATCATCTTGAGAA TTTGCGCTGCGCAAGCTGGAATTCCATCTCTCGTTATTGGAGAGCTCTTCACGCAAAATGCATATTTTGCGTTTCAAGTCGTTCAAGTGTTTTTGGTCACAACCATCACTTCGGCTGCATCGGGAGCACTTCAAAGCATTATCGAAAATCCCCTTGGTATCCAGTCGCTTCTCGCACAGAATCTGCCCAAAGCATCTAATTTCTACCTGTCATATATTTTGATCCAGTGCTTGGCTACTGGCGGAACTGGCATCCTGCAGGCGTTTTCACTGATTCGCCATCAAATTGTAGCGAAAACTTCCGATGTACCAAGGACACGCTTCAAAACTTGGCACAAGCTTCGACCAGCTCGTTGGGGTGGCATATTTCCCGTGTTCACGAACATGGGTGTAATTG CACTTTCATATGCCTGCATTGCGCCCTTGATTCTTGTCTTTTGCGCTGGAGGTATGGCGTTTATGGGATTGGTTTGGAAATACAACTTGATCTATGTTTTCGATACATCGACGGATAGTAAAGGCCTCTTCTATCCACGTGCACTGCAACAACTGATTATCGGCCTTTACCTGGCACAAATATGCCTGATTGGCCTATTGATTCTAAATAAGGCGTACGGACCCATGGGGTTGGTCATtgctcttctgcttttcACGGGACTCATTCATTTCCTGCTGAGAGACGCCATATCACGCCTCATGTGGAATCTGCCACAAACACTGGCACTGGAAGAGCAGatccaagaagaggaaaaaataaagctcGCCGCTAACAACGACAGTGGAGAAGCGAATGGAAATGATGCTGGTGGTGCAGCTGCTAGCTACTTTGATGTGGAACAAGCATttggcgacgaagaagaagaggctgaatTAGAGGACActgacgaagacgatcaCCATGTGGTCTCTAATCGGGGTCTTGAAGGCGCTGGCAACATCCGAATGGCTCTGACGGCTTGGGTGAAATCTGCTGCTATAGAAAAATTCAAGACCGAGGCAGACAAATATGGCATTAACGAATATCTAAGAAGAGCATTTGCTTTTCTTAgaaatggagatggagaagagcctCCAGGATTTCTTATAAGGTGGCTGCACCCAGAGGAGCACGAAGACTTTGTGGCATTACGCAAGCTGCTTCCACAGGAAGAACGACCGCCGATTGCGTACAAAGAAGGAGATAAACGTGCTACGTATGAGCCTCCGGAACTTTGGCTACCGAAGCCAACTCTGTGGATCCCAAGAGACGAGGCGAGGGTGAGCAGACAGGAGGTGGCACACACTCGGCTTTCCACGCCGATATCTGATCTTGGCGCAGAATTGAGCAAATCCGGGCGGATTGTTATTGATAACATTGATGCGGCTCCATTTGAGGAGCATAGACTGCTATTATAG
- a CDS encoding uncharacterized protein (EggNog:ENOG41) gives MSSVQLSFSLRVSSGVKTVHLLGSWDNYVGQLPLAKDKTSKSGTWKGTFKFQNSTLEAGKRYWYYYIIDGYHVAHNPSVESTTEPTTGRELNILDVTKDGSAKSSHKSSSKSSSKDKESRSSRHRSTLTVDIPKGRPLSISQIKAPKPMSPHATKHILESDYYDNEELEELTARFGSAGLEDVLTDFSTSPVSSNGSSLSYRSDSSSPSSSLSGYSTPNSDCSSCTCERYGITRKGERVKIDCGGARCGYDQDSSSCASDASDDEYEYEVNPADARRNGIIVG, from the coding sequence ATGTCTTCCGTCCaactttctttctctcttcgcgTCTCCTCTGGCGTCAAGACTGTCCACCTTCTCGGCTCTTGGGACAACTACGTCGGTCAGCTCCCCCTTGCCAAGGACAAGACCTCAAAGTCCGGCACATGGAAGGGTACCTTCAAGTTCCAGAACTCCACCCTTGAGGCTGGAAAGCGATACTGGTACTACTACATCATCGACGGCTACCACGTCGCTCACAACCCTTCCGTCGAGTCCACCACTGAGCCCACCACCGGCCGAGAGCTCAACATCCTTGATGTCACCAAGGATGGTTCAGCCAAGTCTTCACACAAGTCAAGCAGCAAGAGCTCTTCCAAGGACAAGGAGAGCAGGTCTTCTCGCCACCGCTCTACCCTGACTGTCGACATCCCCAAGGGCCGacctctctccatctctcagATCAAGGCCCCCAAGCCCATGTCCCCTCATGCCACCAAGCACATCCTCGAGTCCGACTACTACGACAACGAGGAGCTCGAGGAGCTCACTGCCCGCTTCGGCAGCGCCGGCCTCGAGGATGTTCTCACCGACTTCAGCACATCTCCCGTTTCATCCAACGGCTCCAGCCTCTCCTACCGCTCCGACAGCTCCTCGCCCAGCTCCTCGCTCTCTGGCTACAGCACTCCCAACTCCGACTGCAGCTCATGCACATGCGAGCGCTATGGAATCACCCGCAAGGGCGAGCGTGTCAAGATCGACTGTGGCGGTGCCCGATGCGGCTACGACCAGGACAGCTCTTCCTGCGCCAGTGATGCTAGCGACGATGAGTACGAGTACGAGGTTAACCCCGCTGACGCCCGCCGCAACGGCATCATTGTTGGCTGA
- a CDS encoding uncharacterized protein (EggNog:ENOG41), giving the protein MKGGIDFIHLMTSGQFSDLKLTCRGKEFKIHKLVACSQSSVIATALKGDFKEAQSSVINIELFDAETVRRMVEYLYTGDYDQFKEASNVAAATSAATPSPPNTVQSQGSPAPANTAPANTAPATPALVAKGTLHHVQVNAIADYYGIQGLGLLANQKIQQAYVVKWDPKSFIASAKAAISVSGDKSLHGVMALLTAQNLKELLKSGELASLVGEFAASVLHFHAHLLDAARQEQGQAGVQQQSDLQARCQSEEARATRIIENIGRLVSVLCEREYCRNGACQREFGSYIEVIGDPAEPTYVLRCSTCLCRHS; this is encoded by the exons ATGAAAGGCGGAATTGATTTTATTCATTTGATGACGTCCGGCCAGTTTTCGGACTTGAAGTTGACATGTCGAGGCAAAGAGTTCAAAATTCACAAGCTGGTCGCGTGTTCACAATCGTCCGTCATTGCCACGGCCCTCAAGGGTGATTTCAAG GAAGCCCAGTCCAGTGTCATCAACATCGAGCTCTTCGACGCAGAAACAGTGAGACGCATGGTAGAGTATCTCTACACGGGAGATTATGACCAGTTTAAAGAAGCCAGCAACG TTGCTGCCGCTACCAGTGCTGCAACGCCCAGTCCTCCCAACACTGTGCAGAGCCAAGGCAGCCCAGCCCCAGCAAACACGGCCCCAGCAAACACAGCCCCAGCAACGCCTGCTCTAGTTGCCAAAGGCACGCTGCATCATGTACAAGTAAACGCAATTGCGGATTACTACGGCATTCAGGGCCTTGGCCTGCTGGCTAATCAAAAGATTCAACAAGCCTATGTGGTCAAGTGGGATCCAAAGTCCTTTATTGCCTCGGCGAAGGCCGCCATCAGCGTCAGTGGCGACAAGTCGCTGCACGGCGTGATGGCTCTCCTCACTGCCCAAAACTTGAAAGAGTTGCTCAAGTCTGGCGAGTTGGCTAGTTTGGTAGGTGAATTTGCTGCTTCGGTTCTGCATTTTCACGCCCATTTGCTCGACGCGGCACGACAAGAGCAGGGTCAAGCCGgggtgcagcagcaaagcgATCTTCAAGCCAGATGCCAGTCCGAAGAAGCAAGAGCTACCCGCATCATTGAGAATATTGGCAGGCTTGTCAGCGTATTGTGCGAGCGGGAGTATTGTCGAAATGGTGCTTGCCAAAGGGAATTTGGAAGCTATATCGAGGTAATTGGGGACCCTGCTGAGCCGACATATGTCCTTCGATGCTCTACATGTCTATGTCGGCATTCGTAG
- a CDS encoding uncharacterized protein (EggNog:ENOG41~TransMembrane:2 (o583-603i624-642o)) — METSSVTVAADLSAKIIVLCSKFVIDVANARAEIERLKEQLKNLETTLRHANHLLEQPNSQFLSASRELDDPLQRCQAELQRLQDKLEPSATRKAMRRFGLRAVKWPFNKGEVEVVIASLVGYREAITAILQIDQTKLLLDINGRIENLSLRSVENRSKDCKPHFMIPFPRDPDFVDRPVLREWLEEQYNTNPARRIALVGMGGFGKSQIVIEFAYRLHIASPETSVFWVHGGTEAKFEESYRLLADTLTLPGRHDPNANVLALVRDWLQKTEALPWLIILDNADEMERFFPSRSENGESQREPLASFLPRTGNGKIVIMSRNRSVAEKLTGSHKAIQEVPTMCSLEALKILENKLSQDIDQDAAIDLACALDFIPLAVNQAAAYINRRAPRVSISSYLDELRQNEKQKKSLLNRDFGDLRRREDVSNSVVITWQVTFEQIRQERPTAANLLLLMSFFQPQDIPEFMLSDYNIVTSDFEDMNGDNDEDLEDDLDVLRGYSLIRLSTTSGLCDMHALVQFCTKVWLSEFNGNNFARLKSLFLSLCAEHFPSGNFETWARCQLLLPHMKSFLHEEPTDAPDTHNWIKLLAKVSVYLLGIGDHFAAERVARKAFQSRKRRPADKNPFMFVNMMILLATYILQGRLEDAEPLRVQLVETSKRILGDEHLGTLRIMSDLSFMYKRQGRCVEAKLLAGEVMEALKRVSGDEHLETLISTPGMASVYTRQGRLAEVELILMQGIEIKKRVLGGKHPDVLRVMAELAHMFRNQGRLREAEPFAVKVMETRKEVLGDEHPDVLDAMAELARIFRDQRRLTEAESLFMQVIETRKKILGDEHPDVFDAIIELVCIFRNQRRLTEAESLYVQVMETMKRVLGDEHVEVLGAMLELALIFTD; from the exons ATGGAGACTTCGAGTGTAACGGTCGCTGCTGACTTATCTGCTAAAATCATCGTACTATGTTCCAAGTTCGTTATCGACGTTGCTAATGCTCGAGCCGAGATCGAACGCCTCAAAGAACAACTGAAGAATCTGGAGACGACTCTTCGCCATGCCAATCATCTCCTCGAACAGCCAAACAGTCAATTTCTATCTGCATCTCGAGAACTCGATGACCCACTCCAGAGATGCCAAGCCGaactgcagcggctgcaagATAAACTTGAGCCAAGTGCAACACGGAAGGCAATGAGGCGGTTTGGTCTTCGCGCAGTGAAATGGCCGTTCAATAAGGGTGAAGTTGAAGTCGTTATTGCTTCTCTTGTCGGTTACCGAGAGGCAATTACAGCCATCTTGCAGATCGATCAGAC aaagcttcttcttgatatcAACGGAAGAATCGAGAACTTATCTCTCCGATCGGTCGAGAATAGATCAAAGGATTGTAAACCACATTTCATGATACCTTTTCCCCGTGATCCAGATTTTGTGGATCGGCCAGTCCTTCGGGAGTGGCTCGAGGAGCAGTACAACACAAATCCGGCTCGTCGAATAGCGCTGGTTGGCATGGGTGGATTTGG GAAGTCCCAGATTGTCATCGAATTTGCCTATAGATTGCATATCGCTTCACCCGAAACCAGCGTATTTTGGGTGCATGGCGGTACAGAGGCAAAATTCGAAGAGTCCTACCGATTGCTTGCAGACACACTCACATTACCTGGCCGCCATGACCCAAATGCCAACGTTCTTGCCCTTGTCCGCGATTGGCTACAAAAGACAGAAGCGCTCCCCTGGTTGATTATATTGGACAATGCTGATGAAATGGAGAGGTTTTTCCCTTCCAGGAGCGAAAATGGAGAAAGTCAAAGGGAACCTCTAGCATCTTTCTTGCCAAGAACAGGCAATGGGAAAATCGTTATCATGTCGCGCAATAGAAGCGTGGCAGAAAAATTGACTGGCAGCCATAAAGCTATCCAAGAGGTCCCCACAATGTGTAGCCTTGAGGCTCTGAAGATCCTTGAAAACAAATTGAGTCAAGACATAGACCAAGACGCAGCTATAGATCTCGCTTGTGCTCTGGATTTCATCCCGCTTGCCGTGAACCAGGCAGCTGCATATATCAACCGACGTGCACCTCGAGTCTCAATCAGTTCATATCTTGATGAATTGCGGCAAaacgaaaaacaaaaaaagagtctCTTGAATAGAGATTTTGGTGATCTTCGACGGCGTGAAGATGTTTCGAATTCTGTTGTAATTACTTGGCAAGTTACCTTCGAGCAGATCCGACAAGAGAgaccaacagcagcgaaCTTGCTTCTACTTATGAGCTTCTTCCAACCACAAGATATTCCTGAATTTATGCTATCGGACTACAATATTGTTACCTCAGATTTTGAAGATATGAATGGCGATAACGATGAAGATCTAGAGGATGACTTGGATGTTCTCCGGGGCTATTCCCTCATCAGACTATCCACCACATCTGGACTCTGTGATATGCATGCTCTCGTGCAGTTCTGTACTAAAGTTTGGCTTTCAGAGTTCAATGGGAACAATTTTGCGCGATTGAAATCCCTGTTCTTAAGCCTCTGTGCAGAACATTTCCCTAGTGGAAACTTTGAGACATGGGCTAGGTGCCAGCTGTTACTGCCTCATATGAAGTCATTCTTGCATGAAGAACCTACAGATGCACCTGATACTCATAATTGGATCAAGCTGTTGGCAAAAGTGTCGGTATATTTGCTAGGGATTGGGGATCACTTCGCGGCCGAGCGTGTCGCTCGAAAAGCTTTTCAGTCAAGAAAAAGGAGACCGGCAGACAAAAATCCATTCATGTTTGTTAACATGATGATTTTGCTCGCAACTTACATATTGCAAGGACGACTTGAAGACGCGGAACCGCTAAGGGTGCAGCTGGTAGAGACGTCAAAAAGGATATTGGGAGACGAGCATCTCGGAACATTGCGCATCATGTCTGATCTGTCATTCATGTATaaaagacaaggaagatgCGTAGAAGCGAAATTGCTTGCGGGGGAGGTGATGGAGGCGTTAAAAAGGGTATCAGGAGATGAGCATCTTGAGACGCTGATCAGTACACCTGGCATGGCATCTGTGTATACGAGGCAAGGGCGATTAGCGGAGGTGGAGTTAATACTGATGCAGGGGATAGAAATCAAGAAAAGGGTACTAGGAGGCAAGCATCCTGACGTACTTAGGGTTATGGCCGAGCTAGCGCACATGTTCCGAAACCAAGGACGACTAAGAGAGGCAGAGCCATTTGCTGTGAAGGTGATGGAGACGAGAAAGGAGGTACTAGGGGATGAGCATCCTGATGTACTTGACGCTATGGCCGAGCTAGCACGCATATTCCGAGATCAAAGGCGATTAACAGAGGCAGAGTCGTTATTCATGCAGGTGATAGAGACGAGAAAGAAGATATTAGGGGATGAGCATCCTGACGTATTTGACGCTATAATCGAGCTAGTTTGCATATTTCGAAATCAAAGGAGATTAACAGAGGCAGAGTCGTTATACGTACAGGTGATGGAAACAATGAAGAGGGTACTAGGGGATGAGCATGTTGAAGTGCTTGGTGCTATGCTCGAGCTAGCGCTCATATTCACAGACTAA
- a CDS encoding uncharacterized protein (EggNog:ENOG41), whose protein sequence is MDSLPFELVSQILTHLPPTDYKSARLTCHAFNDALAKSAFTTLATFIDPTTAKSTIERIASDLTRRPKAIWSPGCSVPKDLPVAESFLFAMHRALRGTACPSTSPCSSRASSVNGAWSDGEDSEDSEGGVEELAAWNFGRTIGMDDLTEDLLRQAMFRYALYLSYVYTGKGEAPQLWVMNSKKWGQHR, encoded by the coding sequence ATGGACTCTCTCCCCTTCGAGCTCGTCTCCCAAATCCTCACCCACCTCCCCCCCACAGACTACAAATCCGCCCGCCTCACCTGCCACGCCTTCAACGACGCCCTCGCAAAATCCGCCTTCACCACCCTCGCCACCTTCATCGACCCAACCACCGCCAAATCCACCATTGAGCGCATCGCCTCCGACCTCACCCGCCGCCCCAAGGCAATCTGGTCCCCGGGCTGCTCCGTCCCCAAGGACCTCCCCGTCGCGGAGAGCTTCCTCTTCGCCATGCACAGGGCGCTGCGCGGAACTGCCTGCCCGTCTACTTCGCCCTGCTCGTCGAGGGCGTCGTCCGTGAACGGGGCGTGGAGCGACGGCGAGGATTCAGAGGACAGCGAAGGAGGAGTGGAGGAATTGGCGGCGTGGAATTTCGGACGCACGATCGGCATGGATGACTTGACGGAGGATTTGCTTCGCCAGGCCATGTTTCGGTATGCGCTGTACTTGAGCTACGTTTACACGGGCAAGGGCGAGGCGCCGCAGCTGTGGGTTATGAACTCGAAGAAGTGGGGACAGCATCGATGA
- a CDS encoding uncharacterized protein (EggNog:ENOG41~SECRETED:SignalP(1-17)) — translation MRTSAVIVAAAAALASAQAPPEGTNKVTCAKPNANYCLPGGIIVRCDANGIGTAGRCSDNVAGYPPAGGVAECWQSGPLVGDAACQKNCVVYAQPSSFTLPASQCTPSAVVSSGSGSPTTLATAPQTSAPSTIVYTTTVVNGTVTLTVPCTTEATSVTGVVPPPITPTVTPPAGTGAPPPPPAGGNQTAPTGSNTPVGPTTTGPHVVPTNAAGSNRATGALAVMGLVAAYFL, via the exons ATGAGAACCTCCgccgtcatcgtcgccgccgccgccgctctgGCCAGCGCTCAGGCTCCTCCCGAGGGCACCAACAAGGTGACCTGCGCCAAGCCCAACGCCAACTACTGCCTTCCTGGCGGCATCATCGTCCGCTGCGACGCCAACGGCATTGGCACTGCGGGCCGCTGCTCTGACAACGTTGCCGGATACCCTCCTGCGGGCGGTGTTGCCGAGTGCTGGCAGAGCGGTCCCCTCGTTGGTGACGCCGCTTGCCAGAAGAAC TGTGTCGTCTATGCTCAGCCTTCTTCCTTCACTCTGCCTGCCTCTCAGTGCACGCCCAGCGCCGTTGTGTCCTCCGGCAGCGGCTCTCCCACCACCCTGGCCACTGCTCCTCAGACCTCTGCCCCCAGCACCATTGTCTACACCACCACTGTAGTCAACGGAACCGTCACCCTGACCGTTCCTTGCACCACCGAGGCCACTTCCGTCACTGGAGTTGTTCCTCCCCCGATCACTCCCACTGTCACTCCTCCCGCCGGCACTGGcgctcctccccctcctcctgctgGTGGCAACCAGACTGCTCCCACCGGCTCCAACACTCCCGTCGGACCTACTACTACCGGCCCTCACGTCGTCCCTACCAACGCCGCTGGCTCCAACCGCGCGACTGGTGCTCTGGCCGTCATGGGTCTCGTCGCTGCTTACTTCCTGTAA